TTAGAACCAGATTTTGGATCCAGTGCCCAAGTTAGAAGCTCCTCCCCACAGAAATCCCCTTCTTTTAGTAGACTGCTGTTGAAAAACCCACTCCTACCACCATCTGTGGTTACACTCTCGAGGCGACCACGGATGATGAAAAGCATCTCGTCGACTGGATCCCCTTCTCGAACTATGTAGGTACTCTCTGTGAATAAACTTGGTTTCAATCGCTCACAAATGGCATCAAGCAACCTCTCATCCATATTCTCAAACAGAGGAACCTACAATAACAAGCAAAGTGATTGTAACAATAAACCAGATGATGCACATAAGAAATTTGCATAACAAGTGTGtgattttttgtgtgtgtgtgtgtgtgggggggggggggggggtgttcTGCTTTtatgagattttttttacagGATGGTGAGAATAACCTATCAATCTGCAAGTGACCACTAGAAAGGTACATAAAGTACAAGTGAATTAATAATCATACCCTCCTCACTAATGCCAAACAGAGGTGCCGCTTGATATCTCTCCTTAGATCCTTTGGTAGACTCTGAACCAAATTCTCCTCATCCACTCCGCGTGTTTCCAACCACTTATATTGATCATATCGCCTAACTCGCTCCCGAAGATCTTGTGGAAGTAAGCGGTGGTGCATCCACTGCTCTGAATCACGCCGTTTGACTCTCATCTCCTCAAGTCGAATGGTAAGAGACTGGAGGTAGGTCTGTCAAAGAAGCACATTCTGAGAGTATTAGAATTATACCAGGTTCACAATGAAATTTTATGTCACTTGAAGGAGTAAAATTTATTTCTGAACCAGTACACTTAAGCAACCAACATGTATATACCACCAAATGGACCTAATTATCAACGATTTATAATCATTAGTGTTCTTTAACTGCTGCACATTTACTCCTTAAGTTCTTAgtgacaatttttttattcctTTCAGCAATTCTTGGGGCAATAAACTATGATTCCTATCTAACTTAAAGAAACATAGAGCTAAAGAAAAACTTCTGAACTTTTTACTACAAGTACTCGTGTAGCCCTGGTGAATGGTAAagaattaaatattaagcTTATAGCTTAAGATATCTCAAACATCAGCTATCAATTCAATGTTTACCTGCATATTTCCTATCAGAAGTGCAAAGAGGATCAACCCAAATATAGCTAGTGCTATAGAAAATATAACCTCTCCTGGATAGGTGCTAGTTGAAAGCCCCTGGCCAAGTGTactgtaaaaagaaaaaagagaatgTCATTAACAATCAGCTTCAAGCTCACATGTGTCATTGACAATGTAGGTAAGAAACTCCTCCGATCATAATCTGATCAAAGTAATTATCTTATGTTATCTAATAGTAACATTATCACAAAGAAAACCTCATTACCTTAAATTTTGTAACCCCCACCATAAACAGTAACAGTATTTAGAGATGAACTTCTTAGATGAAACAATTTTAGATGATAAAGCCTGTTTGTagattccaaaatcaaaaaacTTATTATCATCAGCCGATGAGCAATTTGACTGAATGGTAAGACTAATGTTAGACCAAATAGCAGCAAGTGGCAGATTCTCGTCCGCACAGTACAGTAAACGTTTATCACAAGTATCGCCAATTTTAGAACAAGCCTTCTGCCAGCATGTATCATTGCGTTCTACAGCTAATAAATACCAAAACGCCCCAACAATCTGTAAAGATGAATTGAAGAGAAATATTAATTACAGCTAAATAAGTTACTGAACCATTAAACTGTATAATTAAAGTTATACAAACCTAAATTACGAGTGTGATTTATAAGTTCAGCATATATGAATACTTAtaatatgaaaagaaattgCATCACTGTTAATAACAATgctagtttcttttttcttgtacTGTTTTTTGACCTAGAAACAGTGTCGCctgctaaattaataaaaaatacatAATTAGTTAATAAGGTATATAGAACTGAAAACTTAATAGGCCTGATTAGACTGAATTAGATTTAATTATATACAGCAAGTGAACAATGcagcaaatatatatatatatatatatatatatattgttttttctttcaaaaagaCGAGAAATCAAGAGCAGAATCCAATTAGGTACTTACATGACTAGCAAGCAAGTACAACAGCAGATAGTATGCAGCACCTGCCCAAGCAGTTTCAGCAAAGACACCAGCTGTTCTTTTCAGTTCAGAGGTTAAAGGCAAGACTCGAAGAAGTCTGGGAATGTACTGAAGCAAGACAATGAAAAGCAAAGCCTGTTTTGTAGCAAGCACATCTGAACCTCCAGACCGCTGCAGAAACCTCCATACTACAATCTGCCCCAATTGAAAATGGATGATAAGAAAGAATCTATCACGCCAGTCATGTACAATTATTAAGAAAATTCAGTGAACTTCCTATCCTTAGGTTCCTccaagaaataaagaaagaggTACCGGCATAGAGAATTTTTAGTTGATTCATGGTAGCACAACCTTACCTGTGGTAGAGGTAGCACGGACAGAAAATCAACGATGAAATAACCTCGTAAGTATCGCTTAGCTATTCTTGCCGGGTCAATCACCAGTTCACCTCGTCCAAAAACCCGAGATGACGGAGCAATGTATGCTGTCCGAAACTGGAGAGCCATGTGAAGGAGAAAGAAAGCATCAACAATCATTCGCAATGTGGTTGCTATGACAGCCAACTTTCGGTCTATACCAAGACAACTTGAAGAATTATTGATAACTGGAaggtagaaaaaaagaggATCCACAGACACCGCCAGAATACATGACATGACAAAAAGTCTATTCCAGAAAAGGAGAAATTTGTCCTGAGGGTCGAATATTTTCTTGTCTGAAACCTTAAGATCTTCAGGGAACACTGCACGAGAAACACCAAATCCAAGTGATCGACCGATGGACTTAAGTCCTTCAGACCCTTTTCTCATTCCTTTTTTGAAGGACGTATCCCTTGTAGGAGCACTCCGTGTCAGTCCTTCAATATTAAGTCCACACCTTCTCACtccagtatcagaagaggatgATAATCGAGAGTCCAAGTCATCCAGCCTAAAAATCGTGCAAACATGCACAACATTAGATGCCATTTAGACAGTGATCAGGAACTATAATATGTCTATTAATCAATCATGCGATAATATGATTTAAACCCTGAAACTGAAttctcaccaccaccaccaccatattTATCGACAAATATAATGTAGTCTTCCTTCATATACGTGCTATACACCAAAAGTAAAAGCAGGAGTAATGAACTGTGCAACCATGGCACAAGGGAAAAGATGCATTTGGTACCTCACAAACTTGTCTTTCTGCCCTCCCACATACTGTGACGTGTAGCCACAGTCAAACATCTTGGGCACTCTTAACACATAAATCGGACCtgaaaaaacaacaaatatacgCATACATAAGAATCAAGTGAACACCAACAAGCATTAAACATTTAAGCCGTATCAATCCAAGTCTAGGCAGTCAGGTcatatcacataaacaagTTACTAACTTAACAATGTATCGTGAAGTAACACACCCTATTTCACAGTATCTCTTCCTATAATTCAACAAATGAAGTCGAAAGCTATCATTCTCAAAGTAGACTTGTAACTTGACACTCAGTAACATGAGATCAAACAACACCAGTACTGTCCAGTTGCGGCATATAATTCATTTTTCAACCCCCACCAACCACCAAACAGATCTCCAAACAAAACTCAATTCCTTAACTTCAAGCCTAATCCTTCCCTATATAACCAGAAATTACCAATTTAAACATTGACCACAACCAATTATACATAAGCAGAAAAGGACAAGATACCAGAGTGATTCAAAATCAATCAGAAAAAGCCCAACACACATGCAGTAGAGTTGAACTAATCTCCATGATCCAAAACTATTCAAATTTAATAACCAATTGAAAAATTgatagggggggggggggtaaaCAAAAGcatcaatcttttttttttttggtacaaaAAATGCTAAAAAGCATCAATCTTTGCGAACACAGAATCAAAGCATATGAGATTGGAGAAAAGaattgaagaaagaaaagaacttACAGAGAGCAGAATCGGTGTGaattggagagagagagagagagagagaagtgggTGGAGAGCACAGAGAGAGGAAAAGGAAGGAGGAAGTCacgaaggagagagagagagagagagagagagagaattgaaaaaggaaagaaaaaaagtcaaTGAGTGAAAATTGCAGAGTAAAAACTTCACTAAATTAACTGACTCTGATGACGATCTTTTTAACCCCCGGTCCCCTCGTCTCTAACGCCGTTGATCGCGTGGTCGTTATTAGTAactaattctttttttttttctttttctttttgagaagaagaatttcTAGCTAATCCTGAATTGGGGGAGAATATTTAAGTCGTATTACACTACCACTTAGGAGCCGGAAGTCAATTTAGCTATGGTTCCTCCTTAAGAGATGCATTTCGCGTGAGTTCGAGATCAGACCTCTTATGAAGAATTTTTATAAATGTTCATCTCACTTACAGTCTAGCATGTTTTTCATTAGACATGAAAAATTCCGCCAGACATGAACAACCGTTATAACGAGGAGactaagaaatatatatatatatatatatatatgtactcttGAAAACGATCCTCGAGCAAGGTTATAATGAGTTCGCAGGAGAAAACACGAGTACCCTCTCAGTATTATTGATATAGCTCTACTGCAACGATATGCATATCACCATTTTATCATATAAAACACGGTGAGTCAAACCGGGCTTCCTCCGTCAAAAATTTGATTGCCAAATTTTTATAAATCATACGCATAGTAAGTATGGTAAGACACGTTATATTCCACCACTTTAATATGCATCTTATATCCCCTTCATTTCCTTCTTGTGTTttcttcttacttgatagCGTCGGAAACAAGAAATGACAAGGATAAAAATGTTGACAACAAGAATGGATAAtgctttttatttattattatctaACAAATTGAAGCCACCACTTCTGGCTTCCCACAGTGGCCTTTCGGATGAAGGCAGTTTCTTCTAGCCGGCCATTGTTTGTGAATATGGGATTGACCAGCTGCAGCACCCACAGATTCATAGCCCTTGCCTGcaaattttatttgttgtCACTGCCAAAACACAGCACAAGTAAATAAGACGTCGAACGCCATGATTCACTTCAGTCTCCAGACATTATTCACCGCCTAGTATCAGTTAAGCTTTCACAACCAAAAACAATGGGAGAGAAAAGACTAGTAGCAGAAAACTTCTCTTGAATAACAAAACAATGTTCACAATAGGAAATGAAAGCTGAGCCTGCACCACATTAGGGCCATAGAGCACATGGGAACCTAGCTAACTaggtttcgaaactagaacAAGGGTAACCATCCTTGTGTGGCCTAAGTTTCAAGAATACTATCAGCCACAAGTATACTACAATGAGCTAAAAGGCTCCAAACTTGAGCTGCAATAAGAACCGCTTACCCCTTTGAATATTCTGATCAAGATTATTCACTCAAGCAACTATACAGGCTTACCCTCTCATTATGTACTTCAGCAAGAATAAAGTTCTTAAGTAGATTAGATTTAATACTTAAACACTGCAATTCGTTTGTTTCaaagtgaaaaagaaaaggaaataaaacacACACAACATTTGTGCCACAGACCAAGAACGGTAAACAGGTGAAAAAAGAAACAGATGAAAGATGTAAAGGGAGTCATGATTGAAATGCAACTGTAATTAACTAATTATAGCATGAGCACACACAGTGACAATTCGATAAATAGTTCATACCTATGGGATTATGTTACTTCCATTCACAGCAAAAGACCAAATCTAGTAAGAACCATATGGACCAAACAGACAAGTGGCAGAAGATATGTCAGCCTTGGCAATTGAGTGCTTCTGCAATTACGTTTCTACTTTCTCTACGCAGTGTTTCTGTATCATTTCCTTCTATAGGCTGATGTATAATAACTTTAACAGGTCCAGTGTTCAAGATACCCTCCTTTCCCACAGGCATTATTTTCCCAGTTCCTATTAGAGTAATAGGCACCACTGGCACCTTCGTTCTTGCTGCAAGACTGAAGGCACCTTTCTGCATTtcaacaagaagagaaaaatatgCAATTCAGAAGCTTAAAGTACCCAAATTTAGTAAAGCTAACCACTGATGATAAATAGCATCTTAAGTAGTTGTGGCAAGTAAGATGttaattctttaaaatgagctTTCATAAGAAACAAATTAGAAACCCAAATTCATTCCTTCTTATTCATGTTCACCAGCCaccaaagaaaataagagTCCCAAAAAGATCTCACCTTGAAATCCCCTAATGATCCATCTTTACTGCGTGTTCCCTCAGGGAAGAAAAAGACAGATGACCCCTTCTTGAGAAGATATATGCAACGTTTAAGGCTTTCCTGTATGCAGAAAGCCAACAGAATTATGGTTTTCAACGTCGATTATAGTTACAGCATTGTCAAGTAAAGGTGGAACAGAGGAAATGGGATACCAATTGGCTTTTGCTGTCCATGCGCTTTAAAGGAATGTCACCGATTAGAAACATAGCCCACCCAATAATGGGGATGAGGAATATGCTAGTCTTGCTAATAAACTTATAGGGTCTCCCAACAGTGAGAAGAACATATATGTCTAAAAAGCTCTGGTGGTTGGAAACATATACGGCAGGAACATCTGGAGGAGGCAAGTTCTCCAGTCCCTCAAACTTGATATTGAGAAATGGAGTAACAGCAAACGTGGCCCAAATTTTGGCAATAAAAACATGAGCTTGTCTTCTATATCGATCGAACAACAGAACAAAAGGATGGGCTATTACCATCAGTGCAAAGAGATAGATAGCATTAAAGGCAGCGATGGCATAAAATAACACACCCCTAACTTTTGAGACGACATTTACTTCTGCAATTCAAAATTTAACAACACATAAGTCAGTCAGATTCTTGAGGATGCCAACAGAAAAGCCTCAATAGATATACCTGGTAAAGCAGCATCAGGGCTTCCAGTTTCAATAACTCCAGATTGCACAACTGTATGCCTGGACAATTTATGCTGGCTATGCAATCTGCCGTCATTATAAGACCCGGCAAACTCCTCTTTTCCATCAACGTCAGACCATGATATCCCGACTGGCTTCCTCACCATGCAAAAAATGCCATAACGAGCAGCTGAGTAAATAAGAGATAAAAGAGAGGCATCACAATAtgatctttaaaaaaaaaaaagagaataaaAGACTCTCAAAACATGTTCCCCTAAATCCATAGAACATCTATACATGTGCAAGAAACTACACTGAGTGCTATCAATAACGAAAACAAGTAGATTCAACACAAACTTTAGCCGAGCAATGTCATTCCACAATTCTCACATACTCCTGGCTAGCGTGCAATAATCACATCATATATTACGCTGTGATTGCCTTGACTTACAAGTAGTTAGCTTTCTGAAAATGGGACGTCTGCACGGGGAGCACCCAATAGTTAGTCCCTTGTGAGTAAACAGCTGCATTATAAAGATATATTCTCAGCAGTCAGCAATTTTCAACACTAACATACAGAAGAGGGTTGAAAATTTCAAGCCTTATGAGCTCAATTTCTAATTACTTAATCCATGGTGAAACAGCTAGTTTGGAAAATTGAAGAACCGAGCAAAACACTCACCGGCAACGAAGACGAGGTTGATGATGGAAGCCTCGATTGCTTGTAACCTGATACGTTAGAGTCAGCCCAAGATTTTAATGTTTATTTCGAAACAAGAAAAGATTAGAGAGAAGAGATAACGTACAAAGTATAGAATGCGAAGAGTGAGAAGCGACTTCCATGAGAATAGATGGGGGGAGCAAAATGTGAGAATGTGAGATGggaatgaagaagaaagaaggctGTGGATTGTTTATTGGGTGTTCTTCTGTTGAAGAGTTTAGGCTTTGACCAAAAGTCgtgtcgtttttttttttttttcagcaaATAACTCTGAAAACTACTGCAGCTCTATGGCTTTAGACGAACTCATATCTCTCACTTCTGAAAAAAAGCCAGTACTAGGCCGGTGTGTCGTTTCGGTTTAAGAAAATGTTCGGCCTCTTTTGCACAATACTAGACCTAATGTATGTGTTTTGAAatgctttcttcttcatcatccattgATGAATTCCGAATCTACTTGTTGAAAATCAACATAGGGTTTGCTCATGAGAGCCGGTCATAAGCAAATTAAGAAAGGCTCTCGGTCAACCATTCATCTTAGGAAAAGGCTTTAAGCTTTTGTGTTGTTTACCACCcaaacaaaatatttttttccatatatatagttatttaACTCAAGATTTAAAATATCTCTGATATTTCCGATATATCTCCCGATATTACTGAAATATTTTAGGacgatatatatttttatttaaaaataaataaaaataaaataatttttttattcttaagcaaaattataacaaaaataaaaactcatTTTAAACCATTAAGAACATACATTGTAGTTTAATACTCATATGTGAAGATCAATACTCATCCCTCATGGCGTGTGAGATGACATATCAAATTAAGTTAACATTTATTTATCAATTTATTTAagtatttaataaaaataataattttttttaaaatgttgAAATAAATATTCTCAATATATTTctgatatcttttttttttcaaaaatccGATATAGATATTTTAAACCCTGAaatcagatattattggagaAATTTACCTAAAAGTATAATTTGAAAAAAGTTCACAGCGAACTTTGTTCACAAAATGGTTTTATAAATAAAGTTCGCAACGAACTTTTTTCACAAAGACATTTTCTGAAAGTTCCACGGCAAATGTTCCTCACAAAAATGGTTTTTGAATAAAGTTCGCATTTTCTCACAATGGTTTCTAAAGAAAGTTCACAACGAACGTTTTTTTACAAATGATACCTGATATTTTACTTTATATTTTCctatcatcaccaaattgttTTTCATTTATCTCCAAAATATATGTCCTTCACATACACGAGTCACACAACCAATTGGTGATGTCCACACTAGTAGACCAAAACAACATCAACTTAACCAAATGAGGTCCGGAAATATCTCGTAGCTCATCCATTTGGTTTGGTGGTATACAATATCTCTTTTGTACAAACTAGTTGTAGGCTTGTAGCATTTGAATTACTTAGCCGGTAAAAAAAGTAtagtatatatgttttttgaCACATGATGTCCACCGTTtaactttttattttccatttattttctgctaaaaaaatatcattttccaTCACAAAACACGTATACAATTTGATAAATCTCTGATCCAATGTTCAACAGAAGTTAGCAAAAACCAACAGTAGCAGTGTAGATACAGGAATCCATTTTCATTTCTAAAACAGGCATTTGAGCCTCAACAACAGAATCTGCTTTAACAATTTGCACCATGTGTGCTCtcgtgaaaaaagaaaatgacacgaataagaaaagaaaaacgaaCTAGAACTGGTAAAGAACCTGTATGTATATAGAGAGGCTAATAATATGAATTTCTATGACTGGTAAAGAACCTGTATGTATATAGAGAGGCTAATAATATGAATTTCTATGACTCGATTGGTATCTCATCAAGGGCTTTCTAGAAatgccattgaagtgaagtcTGCTTCCTCGTGTAGAAACAAATGAACCAATTCCTTTGTGTCAGGTATATTTATCAGTCGATCTTCACAGATGAATATATGAGCCTAGTAAACCAGAAGCATGCATAGAACCCTATTGTACCGGTCAGCACAAAGAAAGAGTATGAAGCAATGAGCATATATCCGAAGTACAAGGCTCCGGACACTGGCTTCTGAATGTCAAGCTTAGTGAAGAAGTAAAAGGCAGCATATAGGAAAAGATACAGTGCTGATGAGCCTGAAGTCAGATACGACCTCCACCACCAATAGTAGTCCTCACTGCACAGCTGGAAGTAGCATAGAACAATGGTGATCTCCGCACAAGTGATGATGAGgataatgaagatgatgaatagGAATCCAAATATGTAATAAAACTGATGCAACCATATTGAAGTGAGGATGAAAAACAGCTCAATAAAGACGGCGCCAAATGGCAGTATGCCTCCAATCAGGATAGAGAAAACTGGATTCATGTACCAGGCCTGTTCTGGCACTTGCCTAGGGATCTTGTTGGTTTTCACAGGATCCTCAATCACTGGCTTCCTAAATCCCACATAGGCACCAACAAATATAAGTGGAACTGAAATGCcaaaccataaaaataccagAGCAAACATGGTTCCAAACGGCACTGCCCCAGACGACTTCTCACCCCAGATAAGAGCATTCAAGAcgaaaaaaatggaaaagacTATTGCAGGGAACATGAAGGCTGTTTTGAGAGTGATTTTCTTCCATTCTGTTCCCTTAAACAACTTGTAGAGACGGACTGTAGCATATCCACCAAAAAGACCCATAAAGACCCAAAGGAGGAGCATGGCCGTCATCAGCCCACCACGATTTGAAGGAGAGAGGAACCCAAGGACAGCAAATAGCATAGTGACAAGAATCATCCCAAGGAACTGAACACCTGTGCCAACATACACACACAGTAGATCTGAGTTTACTGGAGGTCTGAACACGTCACCATGGACCAGTTTCCATCCTGTCTCTTCTTGGGCTTCTTCTTGGGTCTCTAGTTGGTTGTACTTGGAGATATCCCGGTAAAGTGTCCGCAACATGATCATAGCCACCATGCCCgataagaaaagaacaatCATTAAAGAATTAACAATTGAGAACCAGTGGATCTGATCATCAGCCATCAGAAGATACGTGTCCCAGCGAGATGCCCACTTCACGTCACTCTCCTACAAAGTCATAAACAATCCATAGCTAAGAAAACGAGAGGAACAAGGTTGAAAGCCAACTCAAGATAGCAAAGAAGCTGTGCTTTGTTGCAGAGGAGCAAAGTCACTGACCTGAAACTCAACATCATATGTGAAtgtaatttcctttttatCTTCAACCTCTTGAGGGGATTCCGAGCTAGTAACCATGCGCTTTGCATGGGGATCACAGGTTGTTAAGCGTGTTTTCCCATTCCACTCACCTTCATATTCATGCCGAACACTGCATTAACGGAAATATTTATAAGCATCATACAAGCATGGACTATAATTGATGAAAAAAGTATAAAGAATTAAAGAAACTAAACTATAAGGAAAAGACCAACACGTATATACCTGAAAGGTTTGACCTCAAAACCAACAATCCTGGCAGATTCTGTCATTGGATCTTTGTGATACTTGACCACAAAAGTCAGGTGATTGTTAATAAAATGCTTTCTATCCTTGTTCtgttttttggaaaaaaaatatacaacaacaaacaaacacTCTTGTAAGTAGCAAATCACTAAATAGTTAATAATTGGAGAACACATGCTAATTGAATTAACACTTACCCCAGCATATTGTCCTCTGAGACCAACATGAAAGCCATATTGATACACCAAGGAATTTTCCTGATCAGGCCTTGGTATAGGAACAACCAGAGGTAGATTATCCAGAATCCTGTCAATAGACacaaattattaaatacttTGTTCAGTACATTTTTTAGCAGAACATTTTATCTATATAGATTATCTGAAAAACATGAGCCTCACATGTTCACCCGATACTCATCATCTATCTTTTCTTTGAATTCCTTTGCAGTCTTTGCATTAAGCATGATACGACATGCAACACTGCACATCTGTGGCTCTCGCATTTTGAACTGCAACAAACAATAGATTCAAAGTCTCTTAATAATCAATTTAGACCGAACACACAACCATAAAAGTAGTACTCTTCAAATCCTACTTTACCTCATAAGGAGAGTTTTCAATGCGATCACCACGAAGAACCTCCCCAAGATTCTCTGCGCTGTCAATTATATGCTCTGGACGACAGTATGGGAGGGAATAGAATGAATAAGGAAGTTGAGTCTTTGTAGAGGTTAGTTTGTTCACCTTCACATTCAAAGGATCTCCCTGCACATAAGAAAGTCCGAGGAAAATGAATACAATGGCAATTATCCAGTAGATACCAACGGTTGAAGTATTAGCTAATATCCAATAGTTTAAACAACAATCACTTTCAGAAGTACTTCCTTATGTTTTCCTGAACTGTACTCTCTGGAATATGGCACAAATAAATTATCCACTTAACCCTCCTTCCTATTCCCAATTAGAAATTACCTACCATATTCCCAGTTATACCCTTAGTTTTACTCCAATAACCAACATTGTTAACATCTCAATTGATGTCTACCTAACCTAAATGACGGTACCACATATCACCCACTAAACGGCTAAACCTCATGTCCAGAAAAGCTAAT
This genomic interval from Argentina anserina chromosome 1, drPotAnse1.1, whole genome shotgun sequence contains the following:
- the LOC126801052 gene encoding probable cyclic nucleotide-gated ion channel 5, producing MFDCGYTSQYVGGQKDKFVRLDDLDSRLSSSSDTGVRRCGLNIEGLTRSAPTRDTSFKKGMRKGSEGLKSIGRSLGFGVSRAVFPEDLKVSDKKIFDPQDKFLLFWNRLFVMSCILAVSVDPLFFYLPVINNSSSCLGIDRKLAVIATTLRMIVDAFFLLHMALQFRTAYIAPSSRVFGRGELVIDPARIAKRYLRGYFIVDFLSVLPLPQIVVWRFLQRSGGSDVLATKQALLFIVLLQYIPRLLRVLPLTSELKRTAGVFAETAWAGAAYYLLLYLLASHIVGAFWYLLAVERNDTCWQKACSKIGDTCDKRLLYCADENLPLAAIWSNISLTIQSNCSSADDNKFFDFGIYKQALSSKIVSSKKFISKYCYCLWWGLQNLSTLGQGLSTSTYPGEVIFSIALAIFGLILFALLIGNMQTYLQSLTIRLEEMRVKRRDSEQWMHHRLLPQDLRERVRRYDQYKWLETRGVDEENLVQSLPKDLRRDIKRHLCLALVRRVPLFENMDERLLDAICERLKPSLFTESTYIVREGDPVDEMLFIIRGRLESVTTDGGRSGFFNSSLLKEGDFCGEELLTWALDPKSGSNLPSSSRTVKALGEVEAFALIAEELKFVASQFRRLHSRQVQHTFRFYSQQWRTWAARFIQAAWRRYSKRKIMELRRKEEEEAETEALAGARHNVSIGATFLATRFAANALRGVHRNRNAKSAQSARDLVKLQKPPEPDFSAEDAD
- the LOC126801280 gene encoding transmembrane 9 superfamily member 10, whose product is MARGPLAFQLWISLCFSLILHARCFYLPGVAPQDFQHGDPLNVKVNKLTSTKTQLPYSFYSLPYCRPEHIIDSAENLGEVLRGDRIENSPYEFKMREPQMCSVACRIMLNAKTAKEFKEKIDDEYRVNMILDNLPLVVPIPRPDQENSLVYQYGFHVGLRGQYAGNKDRKHFINNHLTFVVKYHKDPMTESARIVGFEVKPFSVRHEYEGEWNGKTRLTTCDPHAKRMVTSSESPQEVEDKKEITFTYDVEFQESDVKWASRWDTYLLMADDQIHWFSIVNSLMIVLFLSGMVAMIMLRTLYRDISKYNQLETQEEAQEETGWKLVHGDVFRPPVNSDLLCVYVGTGVQFLGMILVTMLFAVLGFLSPSNRGGLMTAMLLLWVFMGLFGGYATVRLYKLFKGTEWKKITLKTAFMFPAIVFSIFFVLNALIWGEKSSGAVPFGTMFALVFLWFGISVPLIFVGAYVGFRKPVIEDPVKTNKIPRQVPEQAWYMNPVFSILIGGILPFGAVFIELFFILTSIWLHQFYYIFGFLFIIFIILIITCAEITIVLCYFQLCSEDYYWWWRSYLTSGSSALYLFLYAAFYFFTKLDIQKPVSGALYFGYMLIASYSFFVLTGTIGFYACFWFTRLIYSSVKID
- the LOC126802178 gene encoding 1-acyl-sn-glycerol-3-phosphate acyltransferase BAT2, chloroplastic: MEVASHSSHSILCYKQSRLPSSTSSSLPLFTHKGLTIGCSPCRRPIFRKLTTSARYGIFCMVRKPVGISWSDVDGKEEFAGSYNDGRLHSQHKLSRHTVVQSGVIETGSPDAALPEVNVVSKVRGVLFYAIAAFNAIYLFALMVIAHPFVLLFDRYRRQAHVFIAKIWATFAVTPFLNIKFEGLENLPPPDVPAVYVSNHQSFLDIYVLLTVGRPYKFISKTSIFLIPIIGWAMFLIGDIPLKRMDSKSQLESLKRCIYLLKKGSSVFFFPEGTRSKDGSLGDFKKGAFSLAARTKVPVVPITLIGTGKIMPVGKEGILNTGPVKVIIHQPIEGNDTETLRRESRNVIAEALNCQG